One Perognathus longimembris pacificus isolate PPM17 chromosome 2, ASM2315922v1, whole genome shotgun sequence DNA segment encodes these proteins:
- the Fmc1 gene encoding protein FMC1 homolog gives MAALGSPARTLRGLLRELRYLNAATGRPYRDTAAYRYLVKTFRAHRVTSEKLCRAQHELHFQAATYLCLLRSIREHVALHQEFHGKGERSVEESAGLVGLQLPHQPGGKGWEP, from the exons ATGGCGGCCTTAGGGTCCCCGGCGCGCACCTTGCGAGGCCTCCTGCGGGAGCTGCGCTACCTGAACGCGGCCACCGGGCGGCCGTACCGCGACACCGCGGCCTACCGGTACCTCGTGAAGACGTTCCGCGCACACCGG GTCACCAGTGAGAAGTTGTGCAGAGCCCAACACGAGCTTCATTTCCAAGCTGCCACCTATCTCTGTCTCTTGCGCAGCATCCGGGAGCACGTGGCCCTTCATCAGGAATTTCATGGCAAGGGGGAGCGCTCCGTGGAGGAGTCTGCTGGTTTGGTGGGTCTCCAGTTGCCCCATCAGCctggagggaagggctgggagcCTTGA